The Borrelia sp. RT5S genome window below encodes:
- a CDS encoding ABC transporter permease — protein MLKLAFFNLLRDMRRSVMISLLLISSVVFLLLFIGYMNYSSEGMQLGLVSSTGHIQIAKENYFNPKFSGLRNSLMLEECEISQIREEIGSYSDVSSSNLVVNFEGLLGNALGSKPFFASAFENPDFATRSLSLVKGRPIFDDIVGDFLIGNRFATSLGIENLSEENSRLTLMTDLFGEGLVLQDINLAGIIEFPTSQTDSMIAITSIKTLESLFDFKSGAHVIQVFLRNNFVLEDFKQKLNAFKIKSKLHFQYSDWYEINPSFKSIVGMNNMMFTFILVLILLLIFISFFQIMTALSIERTRELGTLRAIGLTKVELFSTLFLEIFILTVLNIILGIGIAYLFKFLIEMQKIQFSPPGYTESYLVNVLYYPSDIVFVSLFIVLVTLSSSVLPFIKAAKRSIVEVMNDI, from the coding sequence ATGCTTAAGTTGGCTTTTTTCAATCTCTTAAGAGATATGAGAAGATCTGTAATGATTTCATTGCTTTTAATAAGCTCAGTAGTATTTTTATTGCTTTTTATTGGGTATATGAATTATAGCAGTGAGGGTATGCAACTGGGGCTTGTCTCCTCAACTGGACATATCCAAATTGCTAAGGAAAATTACTTTAATCCCAAGTTTAGTGGCCTTAGGAATAGTTTAATGCTTGAAGAATGTGAGATATCGCAAATCAGAGAAGAGATAGGTAGTTATTCAGATGTAAGTTCAAGCAATCTAGTAGTAAATTTTGAAGGGCTTCTTGGTAATGCTTTAGGGAGTAAGCCTTTTTTTGCATCAGCTTTTGAGAATCCAGATTTTGCTACAAGAAGTCTTTCTCTAGTAAAGGGCCGTCCCATTTTTGATGACATCGTTGGTGATTTTTTAATTGGAAACAGATTCGCAACCTCTCTTGGTATAGAAAATTTAAGCGAAGAAAATTCTAGATTAACTTTAATGACTGATTTATTTGGAGAAGGACTTGTTTTACAAGATATTAATCTAGCAGGTATTATTGAGTTTCCAACCTCACAAACAGATAGCATGATAGCAATTACGAGTATCAAGACGCTTGAAAGTTTGTTTGATTTTAAGAGCGGTGCTCATGTAATACAGGTCTTCTTAAGAAATAATTTTGTGTTAGAGGATTTCAAACAAAAATTAAATGCTTTTAAAATTAAAAGCAAGCTACATTTTCAATACAGTGATTGGTATGAAATCAATCCATCCTTTAAATCTATTGTAGGAATGAACAATATGATGTTTACTTTCATACTAGTTTTAATATTATTGCTTATATTTATATCGTTTTTTCAGATAATGACGGCACTAAGTATAGAGAGAACTAGGGAACTTGGAACTTTGAGAGCCATTGGCCTTACAAAGGTAGAACTTTTCTCTACTTTATTCTTAGAGATATTTATTCTTACTGTTCTTAATATAATTTTAGGAATCGGGATTGCCTATCTTTTTAAGTTTTTAATCGAAATGCAAAAAATTCAATTCTCACCACCGGGGTATACGGAGTCTTATTTGGTTAATGTGTTATATTATCCGAGTGATATTGTATTTGTATCTTTGTTTATTGTTTTAGTAACACTTTCTTCTTCAGTTCTTCCATTCATTAAAGCAGCTAAGAGATCGATAGTAGAGGTAATGAATGATATTTAG
- a CDS encoding ABC transporter ATP-binding protein, whose translation MRLNLIRVNKNYKTFNEIVYANRNITLDLKAGDMAWISGATGSGKTTLINLISGIDIQDSGDVVFDSISLNSMGDRQRTLFRRYNMGLIFQHFELIASLTGFENILLPLRFSNKSHEQAKDMVTRLVKLFDLENFVNRKPKHMSGGQRQRIGIARAFVYEPKLILGDEITSHLDHKTATFIYSVVKHYIEKMGSIGIFISHDSNLEKFANKFYRIEDGILSLRSKHA comes from the coding sequence ATGAGGCTTAATTTAATTAGGGTTAACAAAAATTACAAGACTTTCAACGAAATAGTTTATGCAAATAGGAATATAACCCTTGACTTGAAAGCAGGAGATATGGCTTGGATTTCAGGTGCAACAGGTAGTGGTAAGACTACTCTCATTAATCTAATTTCAGGAATAGATATACAAGATAGTGGAGATGTAGTCTTTGATTCTATTTCTTTAAATAGCATGGGAGATAGACAGAGAACTCTTTTTAGAAGATATAATATGGGGCTTATATTTCAACATTTCGAGCTTATTGCCAGCCTTACTGGATTTGAAAATATTTTATTGCCACTAAGATTTTCGAACAAAAGCCATGAACAGGCAAAGGATATGGTAACTCGATTAGTTAAGTTATTTGATCTTGAAAACTTTGTAAATAGAAAACCTAAACACATGTCTGGTGGGCAAAGACAGAGAATAGGAATAGCAAGAGCATTTGTGTATGAACCTAAATTGATCCTTGGAGATGAAATAACAAGTCATCTAGACCATAAGACGGCTACTTTTATTTATTCTGTAGTAAAACATTATATAGAAAAAATGGGATCAATTGGAATATTTATTTCTCATGATTCAAATTTAGAAAAGTTTGCCAACAAATTTTACAGAATAGAAGATGGAATATTATCTTTAAGGAGTAAGCATGCTTAA